Sequence from the Gemmatimonadota bacterium genome:
GACGATCGTCAGCCAGAAGACCGTGGCGAGAACGACCACCATGAGCGGCAGCCCGAGCGTGGGCGAAGTCACCAGGCGGTCGATCCGCCGGTCGAGATCCAGGCGTGCGCCATCGGGTGCGTCGGTGGCGCGGCGGGCGATGCGCTCCGCTTCGTCGAAGAGCGAGTGGACCATGCGGTCGCGGAAGCGGTCGCCGAGGCCGCGCTGGAGTTCGTCCGCGCGCGCGAGGACCGGATGGGTCGGAGGGGACTCCAAAGGGCGGCTCATGGGGTGGTCTCCTTCGGTCGGGAGACGCCGAGCGACGCGAGTTCCCCGGTCTCGAGAGCGCGTCGCACGCGGAGATCGCCCTCCAGCAACCGGTAGGCGACCCAGCGCGCGCTTGGCAGCCCGGGAGCGGCTTCGTGCAGGAGCGGGAGCATTTCGTCGACGGCGGCCTGAACCTCCGGCGGTGGTTCGGGGAGCCGCGGGGCAGTGGGGATGCTGCCATCGGTCACGCCCGCGACCGTGCGGACGAGGTCGGCCAGGCCCTCGCCCGTGCGAGCGGAGGTCGGCACGGCGGGGACGCCGAGATCGCGGGAGAGCTGCCGGGCGTCGACGGTGATGCCCTTGCGGCGCGCCTCGTCCATGAGATTCACGCAGACAACGGCGCGCGGGGTGATCTCCAGCACCTGCAGCACAAGGTTGAGGTTGCGCTCGAGAGCGGTGGAGTCGACGACGACCACGGTGCAGTCCGGCTGCCCGAAGAGGATGAAGTCACGGGCGATTTCTTCGTCCTGAGACGCGGAAAGGAGCGAGTAG
This genomic interval carries:
- a CDS encoding FeoB small GTPase domain-containing protein, which codes for MHPDAAPRPSSCDACPTGSRLDRMGVSLTHFDRVVALAGNPNTGKSSVFNHLTGLRQRTGNWPGKTVARAEGGFAWEGVRYKLVDLPGTYSLLSASQDEEIARDFILFGQPDCTVVVVDSTALERNLNLVLQVLEITPRAVVCVNLMDEARRKGITVDARQLSRDLGVPAVPTSARTGEGLADLVRTVAGVTDGSIPTAPRLPEPPPEVQAAVDEMLPLLHEAAPGLPSARWVAYRLLEGDLRVRRALETGELASLGVSRPKETTP